From the genome of Leguminivora glycinivorella isolate SPB_JAAS2020 chromosome Z, LegGlyc_1.1, whole genome shotgun sequence, one region includes:
- the LOC125241399 gene encoding uncharacterized protein LOC125241399, with product MKAVPTCKSASRKYVPAKGKLVDKVRNLLYISGAKRRSIKSTCSNKDSDTDVESVENNQETASNDDAIWLKHNNEPWDQVCERWNNTFELRHKQKFETVHDFLETWAILKDGKADTLMKYTLLNIQGAF from the exons ATGAAAGCTGTGCCAACATGCAAATCTGCTTCAAGAAAATATGTGCCCGCTAAAGGCAAATTAGTGGACAAGGTTCGAAATCTCCTGTACATATCAGGAGCAAAGCGCAGGAGCATTAAATCCACTTGCTCTAATAAGGATTCGGATACAGATGTAGAGTCTGTGGAAAATAATCAAG agACTGCCTCAAATGACGACGCTATTTGGCTGAAACATAACAATGAGCCATGGGACCAAGTTTGTGAAAGGTGGAATAACACCTTTGAATTAAGACACAAACAAAAATTTGAAACTGTACATGATTTTCTCGAAACCTGGGCCATTTTAAAAGACGGCAAAGCAGATACTCTG ATGAAATATACATTACTTAATATACAGGGTGCATTTTGA